One window of Vidua chalybeata isolate OUT-0048 chromosome 14, bVidCha1 merged haplotype, whole genome shotgun sequence genomic DNA carries:
- the MTCP1 gene encoding protein p13 MTCP-1 yields MAQGGEAGAPPVRLWVRRVGVYCDEHRKTWLVAAEEEEGMLRARIQRVQVPLGEALRPSQLPPSRLPHMWQLSQGEQYRDSNSRVWEIEHHLMLDGVEELLLKLVPGD; encoded by the exons atggcacagggaggggaggcTGGCGCTCCTCCCGTGCGGCTCTGGGTGCGGCGCGTGGGGGTTTACTGCGATGAGCACCGCAAGACCTGGCTCGTGGCTGCGGAAGAG GAGGAAGGTATGCTGAGGGCTCGGATCCAAAGAGTTCAGGTTCCCCTGGGTGAGGCGCTGCGACCCAGCCAGCTCCCCCCATCCCGGCTGCCTCACATGTGGCAGCTGTCCCAGGGTGAGCAGTACAGGGATAGTAACTCTCGCGTTTGGGAGATAGAGCACCATCTCATG CTTGATGGTGTTGAAGAACTGCTGCTTAAACTCGTGCCTGGGGATTAA
- the CMC4 gene encoding cx9C motif-containing protein 4, with product MSQKDPCQKQACEIQKCLQANNYLESKCEAALQEMRKCCARYTKGRSVCCSGFEREEREREKLKLTSKGISPPPQ from the exons ATGTCCCAGAAGGATCCCTGCCAGAAACAAGcctgtgaaatacagaaatgcttGCAAG CGAACAACTACCTGGAGTCCAAGTGTGAAGCTGCGCTTCAGGAGATGCGGAAATGCTGCGCTCGGTACACCAAGGGCAGATCCGTCTGTTGTTCAGGGtttgagagagaagaaagggagagagaaaagcttAAGTTGACTTCAAAAGGAATTTCCCCACCACCTCAGTAA